CCATGCACTCATCGCCAAAAACAAAGTCGGGTTCATCGATGGGTCTTTGGCCGCACCGTCGAAGGAAACACATCCGGTCGATTTCGCATTGTGGAACCAATCTAATAGCATGATACTCTCTTGGTTGTCGCACTCGGTGGAACCGGATTTGGCAGAAGGCATTATCCATGCAAAATCGGCGCTTGAAGTTTGGGTGGAATTACGTGACCAATTTTCACAAAAGAAT
Above is a genomic segment from Rutidosis leptorrhynchoides isolate AG116_Rl617_1_P2 unplaced genomic scaffold, CSIRO_AGI_Rlap_v1 contig422, whole genome shotgun sequence containing:
- the LOC139883585 gene encoding uncharacterized protein produces the protein MDSRNPYYVHHSDQPGHMLVPTKLNGANYQSWSKAMIHALIAKNKVGFIDGSLAAPSKETHPVDFALWNQSNSMILSWLSHSVEPDLAEGIIHAKSALEVWVELRDQFSQKNAPAIFQI